The following are encoded together in the Cohaesibacter gelatinilyticus genome:
- a CDS encoding M24 family metallopeptidase encodes MLDISAPRGFPTREFEHRLEKAQYLMRSHGLDGILLTSEAELRYFSGFMTQFWQSPTRPWFMFLPLEGKPVAVIPEIGRDLMSRTWLDDIRTWSSPEPEDDGISLLHELLSLYAQQRCTIGIMKGAETSLRMPLADYEHLMTRLPGLNLVDATPIIKTLRMTKSEAEIEKIGHICAIASLSFAQAHNLFSEGQSLQEAFRAFKVEILKQGADDIPYLVGGAGKGGYRDVISPPTEQPLQSGDILMLDTGSVFDGYYCDFDRNFAINSADDDARATYETLYRATEAGLNAARPGTSCKDLFCAMQSIIDTQESERGNVGRLGHGLGMQLTEWPSHAMFDDTILQENMVITLEPSMSYGEGKVMVHEENLVVRDGPPLLLSTRAPAELPVIG; translated from the coding sequence ATGCTTGATATCTCTGCACCTCGTGGCTTCCCAACAAGAGAATTCGAACATCGCTTGGAAAAAGCCCAGTATCTCATGAGATCACATGGACTGGACGGCATATTGCTAACCAGTGAGGCAGAACTGCGCTATTTCTCGGGATTTATGACCCAGTTCTGGCAGAGCCCTACCCGTCCATGGTTCATGTTTTTGCCGCTCGAAGGAAAACCTGTCGCCGTAATACCCGAGATCGGCCGCGACCTGATGAGTCGAACCTGGCTTGACGACATCAGAACCTGGAGTTCCCCGGAACCGGAAGATGACGGTATCAGTCTGCTGCATGAACTATTGTCTCTCTATGCACAACAGCGATGCACAATCGGCATCATGAAGGGAGCTGAAACAAGTCTACGCATGCCATTGGCTGATTATGAGCACCTCATGACCAGACTACCAGGTTTGAATTTGGTAGACGCCACACCAATCATCAAGACCTTGCGCATGACAAAATCCGAAGCAGAGATTGAGAAGATTGGCCATATCTGTGCAATTGCATCATTAAGTTTTGCTCAGGCCCATAATCTTTTCAGCGAAGGGCAATCCCTTCAGGAAGCATTCCGGGCTTTCAAAGTCGAAATTCTCAAACAAGGGGCAGATGACATCCCTTATCTCGTTGGCGGAGCTGGCAAGGGAGGATACCGAGACGTAATTTCCCCTCCAACAGAACAGCCTTTGCAATCTGGCGACATTCTGATGTTGGATACCGGGTCCGTTTTCGATGGATATTACTGCGATTTTGATCGCAATTTCGCAATCAACTCAGCTGATGATGATGCTCGGGCAACCTACGAAACACTCTATCGGGCAACCGAAGCAGGTCTGAATGCGGCAAGACCAGGTACAAGCTGCAAAGACTTGTTTTGCGCCATGCAAAGCATCATCGACACCCAAGAATCCGAGCGCGGAAATGTTGGCCGCCTTGGCCACGGTCTTGGAATGCAACTGACCGAATGGCCTTCGCACGCCATGTTCGATGACACGATATTACAGGAAAACATGGTCATCACTTTGGAACCTTCCATGTCTTACGGCGAAGGAAAGGTCATGGTTCATGAGGAAAATCTGGTTGTAAGAGATGGCCCTCCTCTTCTTCTTTCCACGCGTGCTCCGGCCGAGTTACCGGTAATTGGATAG
- a CDS encoding maleate cis-trans isomerase family protein — translation MKLPFTTDDGIGSTATLGVVVLQTDQTIEHEFARICTDDGISLHHTRIPMCPEITPTTLMNMLADLPSSVSLLSNSNNYDVIGYACTSAATVIGSEKIQTAIQQIHPNTLVTDPLDSLIAACKALEIEKIAFISPYIASVSEQLREKLTKAGLQITSFASFEEGDDDVVARISPSSVLEAIKTISQTEDCDAIIVSCTNLRILEILNNAEYCSGKPVISSNLALAWNMLRLAQALPCRNDLGQLFRQCGSKSPPL, via the coding sequence ATGAAGTTACCTTTTACGACAGATGATGGCATAGGAAGCACGGCCACCTTGGGGGTTGTCGTTCTTCAGACAGATCAAACAATCGAGCATGAGTTTGCAAGAATTTGTACGGATGACGGAATAAGCCTGCATCATACCCGTATTCCAATGTGCCCGGAAATCACGCCGACAACATTGATGAATATGCTGGCGGACCTACCCAGTTCAGTGTCGCTGTTATCCAATTCAAACAATTACGACGTCATTGGATATGCCTGCACCTCTGCAGCAACCGTCATCGGTTCGGAAAAGATTCAAACAGCAATACAGCAAATACACCCAAACACTTTGGTCACAGATCCGCTGGACAGCCTGATTGCAGCTTGCAAGGCTCTGGAAATAGAAAAAATCGCATTCATAAGTCCTTACATCGCCTCGGTTTCCGAGCAACTAAGAGAAAAACTGACTAAGGCGGGATTGCAAATCACTTCCTTCGCATCCTTTGAAGAAGGAGACGACGATGTTGTCGCCCGTATTTCTCCCAGCTCGGTTCTTGAGGCTATCAAAACAATTTCTCAAACAGAGGATTGCGACGCAATCATCGTTTCCTGCACCAATCTTCGAATTTTGGAAATTCTGAACAACGCTGAGTACTGTTCTGGAAAACCGGTGATTTCAAGCAATCTGGCCTTGGCTTGGAACATGTTGCGCCTGGCACAGGCTCTGCCCTGTCGGAACGATCTAGGCCAGCTTTTCAGGCAATGCGGCTCCAAATCACCGCCCCTTTGA
- the ttcA gene encoding tRNA 2-thiocytidine(32) synthetase TtcA: MFRHAPSSVSFKKLRKRLLRNMREAIDDYGMQTKKQKWLVCMSGGKDSYGLLALLLDLKWRGHLNVELLAANLDQAQPGFPSDVLPAYFEANSIPYHIERQDTYSIVKEKIPEGNTYCSLCSRLRRANLYRVAREHGCDAIILGHHRDDILETFFLNLMHGGRLASMPPKLKNEEGDLMVFRPLAYCAESDLEKFAEAMQFPIIPCDLCGSQDGLQRQQVKAMLQEFEAQHKGRTQVMFRALKNIRPSHMLDRDLFDFQGLSVDDDKAGDDHDDGEGCGAVTALSEGFLRMHEE; encoded by the coding sequence ATGTTCCGCCATGCGCCGAGCTCCGTCTCTTTCAAGAAGCTGCGCAAGCGCTTGTTGCGCAATATGCGTGAAGCCATCGATGATTACGGGATGCAGACCAAAAAGCAGAAATGGCTGGTTTGTATGTCCGGTGGTAAGGATTCCTACGGTCTTCTGGCTCTTTTGCTGGATTTGAAATGGCGCGGACATTTGAATGTCGAGTTGCTCGCTGCCAATCTTGATCAGGCTCAGCCGGGCTTCCCGTCTGACGTCTTGCCGGCTTATTTTGAAGCGAATTCCATTCCCTATCATATTGAGCGACAGGATACCTACTCCATCGTCAAGGAGAAGATTCCTGAGGGCAATACCTATTGCTCGCTCTGTTCTCGCTTGCGTCGCGCCAACCTCTATCGTGTAGCGCGGGAACATGGTTGTGATGCCATCATTCTAGGGCATCACCGCGATGATATTCTGGAGACTTTCTTCCTCAATCTGATGCATGGTGGGCGTTTGGCATCCATGCCTCCCAAGTTGAAGAACGAAGAGGGGGATCTGATGGTGTTCCGACCGCTTGCCTATTGTGCGGAAAGTGATCTGGAGAAGTTTGCCGAGGCCATGCAATTTCCGATCATTCCTTGTGATCTTTGCGGATCGCAGGATGGATTGCAGCGTCAGCAGGTCAAAGCCATGTTACAAGAGTTTGAAGCGCAGCATAAAGGCCGGACCCAGGTGATGTTCCGTGCGCTGAAGAATATCCGCCCGTCTCACATGCTGGATAGGGATTTGTTCGACTTCCAGGGCCTCTCTGTCGATGATGACAAGGCAGGGGATGATCATGATGACGGTGAAGGCTGCGGAGCTGTGACGGCGCTCTCAGAGGGCTTCTTGCGTATGCATGAAGAGTAA
- the rpsD gene encoding 30S ribosomal protein S4: MSKRHSQKYKIDRRMGENIWGRPKSPVNRREYGPGQHGQRRKGKLSDFGIQLRAKQKLKGYYGNISEKQFLSIYKEASRIKGDTSENLIGLLESRLDAIIYRAKFAATVFASRQFINHGHVLVNGKRVNIPSYRCKVGDVIEVRERSKQLAILIEATQLAERDVPDYLVADHNKMTATYQSMPQLADVPYPVIMEPNLVVEFYSR, encoded by the coding sequence ATGTCTAAGCGCCATTCGCAAAAGTATAAAATTGACCGTCGCATGGGCGAGAATATCTGGGGCCGTCCCAAGTCTCCAGTAAACCGCCGCGAATATGGTCCTGGCCAGCATGGTCAGCGCCGTAAAGGCAAGCTGTCTGATTTCGGTATCCAGCTCCGCGCCAAGCAGAAGCTGAAAGGTTACTACGGTAACATCTCCGAGAAGCAGTTCCTGAGCATCTACAAAGAAGCTAGCCGGATCAAGGGCGATACCTCCGAGAACCTGATTGGCCTGCTCGAGTCTCGTCTGGATGCAATCATCTATCGCGCAAAATTTGCTGCGACTGTTTTTGCTTCCCGTCAGTTCATCAACCACGGCCACGTTCTGGTGAACGGCAAGCGTGTGAACATTCCTTCTTACCGCTGTAAAGTTGGTGATGTGATCGAAGTTCGTGAGCGTTCCAAGCAGCTTGCAATCCTGATCGAAGCCACTCAGCTGGCAGAGCGTGATGTGCCTGATTATCTCGTAGCGGACCATAACAAAATGACTGCTACTTATCAGTCCATGCCACAGCTGGCTGACGTTCCATACCCAGTGATCATGGAACCAAACCTGGTGGTCGAATTCTACTCTCGCTAA
- a CDS encoding TRAP transporter small permease: MKKILLWLSNGSELIEKFVITFSILLIMLNSTANAIGRYAFDKSLFFSEELNQFLIVGVTFVGFAYAVRKGRNIRMTALYDTFGYTAKKTILTMISIITGAILIYLAYKSVFYVIEIKDINRLSPAMQFPVYIIYSIIPLGLGIAGLQYLITFLMNITHKEIYLSHEVIEFRSENIGV; encoded by the coding sequence ATGAAAAAGATACTCCTCTGGCTTAGCAACGGCAGCGAATTAATTGAAAAATTTGTAATTACCTTCTCGATTTTGCTGATAATGCTGAACTCTACTGCAAATGCAATTGGTCGATATGCTTTTGATAAAAGCCTTTTCTTTTCGGAAGAGCTCAATCAATTCTTGATTGTAGGAGTAACTTTTGTCGGATTTGCCTATGCGGTCCGCAAGGGGCGGAATATCCGCATGACTGCGCTGTATGACACATTTGGATATACGGCAAAAAAAACTATTCTGACAATGATTTCAATCATCACAGGGGCCATCCTGATCTACCTGGCATATAAATCTGTCTTCTATGTCATTGAAATCAAGGATATCAATCGCCTAAGCCCGGCCATGCAATTCCCCGTCTATATTATCTATTCCATCATTCCGCTTGGCCTTGGAATCGCAGGTTTACAATACCTGATCACGTTCCTCATGAATATCACTCACAAAGAAATCTATCTGTCACATGAAGTGATCGAATTCAGATCAGAAAACATAGGTGTATAG
- the murI gene encoding glutamate racemase gives MIGKRAAKILVFDSGFGGLSLLLALFRTMPAADYVYLADDARFPYGDLEEEDLTDGLVALLKDQCSLHQPDLVVVACNTASTIALTPLRAALGLPVVGIVPGVKPAAAGSQSGKISVLATPGTMKRSLTHELIEDFARECDVNLVPCPSLAEMAEQFVLEGVWDSQTLANEIGAAFEAGDDGRKTDIVVLGCTHYPLMLAALNKVAPWPVLWIDPAPAVARRVMLLLGQEWQDSVANRQAAYGDLSARFGGSIQFHSTGDGVGRLKMAWARLRPGLG, from the coding sequence ATGATCGGTAAGCGTGCTGCAAAGATATTGGTGTTTGATTCCGGTTTTGGTGGTCTGTCGCTCTTGCTGGCGTTGTTCCGCACCATGCCTGCGGCGGATTATGTCTATCTGGCAGATGATGCACGCTTTCCCTATGGCGACTTGGAAGAAGAAGATCTGACGGATGGTTTGGTAGCGCTACTGAAAGACCAATGTTCCCTCCATCAACCTGATCTGGTGGTGGTTGCTTGCAATACTGCTTCCACAATCGCATTGACGCCCCTGCGTGCTGCTCTTGGCTTGCCGGTGGTTGGTATCGTACCTGGCGTCAAACCCGCAGCGGCGGGAAGTCAGAGTGGCAAGATTTCCGTTCTGGCAACTCCCGGCACCATGAAACGCTCACTGACCCATGAATTGATCGAAGATTTTGCTCGAGAATGCGATGTCAATCTGGTGCCTTGTCCCTCGCTGGCTGAGATGGCAGAGCAGTTTGTACTTGAAGGGGTGTGGGATAGTCAGACGCTAGCGAACGAGATTGGCGCGGCATTTGAGGCCGGGGATGATGGTCGCAAGACCGATATTGTTGTTCTGGGGTGTACGCATTATCCACTGATGCTGGCTGCGCTCAACAAGGTTGCTCCTTGGCCTGTTCTTTGGATTGATCCAGCTCCTGCTGTCGCTCGTCGCGTGATGCTTCTATTGGGGCAGGAATGGCAGGATAGTGTTGCCAACCGCCAGGCAGCCTATGGTGATCTGTCGGCGCGGTTTGGTGGTTCCATTCAGTTCCATTCTACCGGAGATGGAGTAGGGCGTTTGAAAATGGCTTGGGCTCGCTTGCGTCCGGGGTTGGGTTAA
- a CDS encoding amidohydrolase has translation MFLTEKTIDFMRTHRQDFHQNPELGFQEIRTKQKIVKALTEMGIEVSEGVGVTGILSNGSGSGMIGLRADMDALPISETTSLPYASQKDEIMHACGHDGHMAMLLGAARHLSSERNFDGTVVFIFQPNEENGLGSQAMLDEGFLSRFPLDEVYALHNLPGAPLGQLSTRVGEICASESLFELKITARGGHSAMPHKGVDAIIVGSELALSLQTIISRKLPPEAGAVLSITEFMTNGQRNILPGSGLLKGDTRAFSKADRKAIEFYIRQIASGISQAHDVDIQVTFETEFIETINAPTPTEAACRTASKLGYDLIPDRQPMSFSEDFANFSKLVPGSFLLLGNGTVGAASKPLHSSEYDFNDDALPIGANFWVNLVSDRLPLKDCA, from the coding sequence TTGTTTCTTACCGAAAAAACCATAGATTTCATGCGAACCCATAGACAGGATTTTCATCAAAATCCCGAACTTGGTTTTCAGGAAATACGCACGAAACAGAAGATTGTCAAAGCCCTGACTGAAATGGGAATTGAAGTATCGGAAGGTGTTGGCGTTACAGGGATCCTGTCCAATGGATCAGGGTCAGGAATGATTGGTTTGAGAGCAGATATGGATGCCTTGCCGATCTCTGAAACCACCAGTCTTCCATATGCTTCTCAAAAGGATGAGATCATGCATGCCTGTGGCCACGATGGTCATATGGCCATGCTTTTAGGCGCGGCCAGACACCTTTCCTCTGAACGGAACTTCGACGGAACAGTGGTTTTTATTTTTCAACCCAACGAGGAAAACGGATTGGGGTCCCAAGCAATGCTTGATGAAGGATTTCTCTCAAGATTTCCGCTGGATGAAGTCTACGCTCTTCACAACCTGCCCGGTGCACCATTAGGGCAGCTCTCTACCCGTGTGGGGGAGATCTGTGCCAGCGAAAGCCTCTTCGAACTGAAAATTACTGCACGAGGCGGCCACTCTGCAATGCCACACAAAGGGGTAGATGCCATAATCGTGGGTTCAGAACTTGCCTTGTCCCTGCAGACCATCATTTCCAGAAAATTGCCTCCAGAGGCCGGAGCCGTCCTCTCCATAACCGAGTTCATGACAAATGGTCAGCGAAACATATTACCTGGCAGTGGTTTGCTGAAAGGTGACACAAGAGCATTCTCAAAAGCAGATCGGAAAGCGATTGAGTTCTATATCCGTCAAATTGCATCCGGAATATCACAAGCGCACGATGTCGACATTCAGGTCACATTCGAGACCGAGTTTATCGAAACCATCAATGCTCCAACCCCAACAGAAGCGGCATGCCGGACAGCATCAAAGTTGGGATACGATCTCATACCGGATCGCCAACCGATGAGTTTTTCCGAAGACTTCGCCAATTTCTCCAAACTGGTTCCCGGCAGCTTTCTTTTGCTGGGTAATGGCACCGTCGGTGCCGCAAGCAAACCCTTGCATTCCAGTGAATATGACTTCAACGACGACGCCCTGCCAATAGGTGCAAACTTTTGGGTCAACCTTGTTTCTGACCGACTACCTCTCAAGGATTGTGCATGA
- the grxD gene encoding Grx4 family monothiol glutaredoxin: protein MSDIQTWIDNEVKSNDIVVFMKGTPSFPQCGFSGQVVQIMDYLQVPYKGINVLENDDLRQGIKDFSNWPTIPQLYVKGEFIGGCDIVREMFQSQELQELINTKVNA from the coding sequence ATGAGCGATATCCAAACCTGGATCGACAATGAAGTGAAATCCAACGACATCGTGGTTTTCATGAAAGGCACCCCAAGCTTCCCGCAATGCGGTTTCTCAGGTCAGGTCGTGCAGATCATGGATTATCTGCAAGTACCATACAAAGGCATCAATGTTCTGGAAAATGATGACCTGCGTCAAGGCATCAAGGATTTTTCCAACTGGCCAACCATTCCTCAGCTCTATGTCAAAGGCGAATTCATCGGCGGCTGTGACATCGTGCGCGAAATGTTCCAGAGCCAGGAATTGCAAGAGCTGATCAACACCAAGGTCAATGCCTGA
- a CDS encoding TRAP transporter large permease: MDMFFDFLKDIIDGELDIYVITFTLLFTMIILLFLSFPMVVPLAAGALIGLVHFSDIDTGVMIQQMVTGISPNALIAVPMFILAADIMARGHTAHNLLGLVEAFVGHLRGGLPITACISCTLFGSVSGSTQATVVSVGQIMRPKLLQAGYKDSFVMALIINASDIAFLIPPSIGLILYGTLANTSVAELFIAGIGPGIVLAILFSIYCYGYSRLQGDRITLVPQKSRTERIAAFKKALLPLGFPILIVGGIYSGAVTPTEAASFSVLYALIVECLIYRELKLKDILDAALGTGLITAVVFILVGMGQAFSWYISFEQIPQGLLAPLELEGASKEYILFIIALSFFIGCMFVDSLVVLVILTPIFVPIVAASGLDPVLVGVMITLQMAIGSATPPFGCDIFTAIAIFNKPYMDVIRGTPPFIIILAIMSALLIFVPEIALILRDLAFT, encoded by the coding sequence ATGGATATGTTTTTTGACTTTCTGAAAGACATCATAGATGGCGAGCTGGATATCTATGTAATAACCTTCACACTTCTTTTTACCATGATTATCCTGCTGTTTCTAAGCTTTCCAATGGTGGTACCTTTGGCCGCAGGGGCATTGATCGGGCTTGTACATTTTTCTGATATAGATACCGGTGTTATGATTCAGCAGATGGTAACCGGCATTTCGCCCAATGCCCTCATCGCCGTACCTATGTTCATTCTGGCAGCAGACATCATGGCAAGAGGGCATACCGCCCATAATTTGTTGGGATTGGTAGAAGCATTCGTCGGTCATCTTCGAGGTGGTCTACCGATCACTGCTTGCATAAGTTGCACCTTGTTTGGCTCGGTGTCCGGTTCCACTCAGGCAACCGTCGTCTCTGTTGGACAGATCATGCGCCCAAAGCTGTTGCAGGCGGGCTATAAAGATAGCTTTGTGATGGCGCTCATTATCAATGCCAGCGACATAGCTTTCCTCATTCCGCCCAGCATCGGCCTGATCCTCTATGGCACACTCGCAAATACCAGCGTTGCAGAATTGTTCATTGCAGGCATTGGTCCGGGAATTGTGCTGGCAATCCTTTTCTCCATTTATTGCTATGGATATAGCAGACTCCAGGGAGACCGCATCACTCTTGTTCCTCAAAAATCCAGAACCGAGAGAATTGCCGCTTTCAAAAAAGCACTATTACCGCTGGGCTTTCCCATACTGATTGTCGGAGGTATCTATTCCGGAGCCGTCACCCCTACCGAAGCCGCCTCATTTTCAGTTCTCTATGCCCTCATCGTGGAATGCTTGATTTACCGAGAATTGAAGCTTAAGGATATCCTTGATGCAGCATTGGGAACGGGCTTGATCACAGCAGTGGTATTCATACTCGTCGGCATGGGTCAGGCATTTTCCTGGTATATTTCCTTCGAACAGATACCACAGGGTCTCCTTGCCCCACTCGAACTGGAAGGCGCATCAAAAGAATATATCCTGTTCATTATCGCATTGAGCTTCTTTATCGGCTGCATGTTTGTGGATTCATTGGTGGTTTTGGTCATCCTGACCCCAATCTTCGTACCCATTGTTGCTGCTTCCGGTCTTGACCCGGTATTGGTTGGGGTAATGATCACTTTGCAAATGGCAATCGGATCGGCAACGCCACCCTTTGGGTGTGATATTTTCACTGCGATAGCAATCTTCAACAAACCCTACATGGATGTCATAAGAGGCACACCGCCATTTATTATAATACTGGCCATCATGTCGGCTTTGTTGATCTTTGTTCCTGAAATTGCTCTGATTTTACGCGATTTGGCATTTACATAG
- a CDS encoding Lrp/AsnC family transcriptional regulator — protein sequence MDQFDRRILVLVQRDTRLTADIIGQKVGLSGPAVQKRLKKLKESGVIQKEIAVLDGNALDRKQIVIVEVSLERENLAVLNAFKQKMNKSPQVQQCYYITGEADFILILQLQDMQEYEEFTREYFFQESNVSKFKTSVVMDRVKVSLDVLSDE from the coding sequence ATGGACCAATTCGATCGACGGATACTAGTCCTCGTCCAAAGAGATACACGCTTGACGGCTGATATCATTGGACAAAAAGTTGGATTATCCGGACCTGCCGTTCAAAAGCGCCTGAAAAAGCTGAAAGAATCCGGGGTCATTCAGAAAGAAATTGCTGTTCTGGATGGCAATGCGCTCGATAGGAAGCAGATCGTCATTGTAGAAGTGTCGCTGGAGAGAGAGAATCTGGCGGTCTTGAATGCTTTCAAGCAAAAAATGAATAAAAGTCCCCAGGTTCAACAATGTTATTATATCACTGGTGAGGCTGATTTTATTCTTATTCTTCAATTGCAGGATATGCAGGAATATGAAGAATTTACGCGAGAATATTTTTTTCAGGAATCGAATGTTTCGAAATTCAAGACATCTGTCGTGATGGATAGGGTAAAAGTCAGCCTTGATGTTCTGAGCGATGAATAG
- a CDS encoding diaminopropionate ammonia-lyase, with the protein MMLQISNPETLSHVAAKMDKGNAADKMIPKERFQDAISEIQSWDGYEATPLFKLKHLATLLNINSIHYKHEGPRFNLGSFKALGGSYAALQVLVRELSDRLGKQVQPEDIRKGKYAAEVSNITLVSATDGNHGRSLAWGCQQFQAPCRIYIHAEVSENRAKAMSDLGATVIRIQGDYDESVRLARQEAEENGWFVVSDTSWEGYTEPPKDVMAGYGVMTHEICAELSSPPTHVFLQGGVGGLAASVAAYFRQHWQDQSPKVVIVEPELSACLFESAKSGHVKKVDIEKETLMAGLSCGEPSPIAWAILHEEASDFLTLPESAVGPAVRLLARPLGGDPSIEAGESAVAGLAALIMASNHNELRSKLGLNEQSSVLLIGSEGITDPLVYQQLVSEVVNA; encoded by the coding sequence ATGATGCTCCAAATATCTAACCCTGAAACTCTGTCTCATGTCGCTGCGAAAATGGATAAGGGTAATGCCGCAGACAAGATGATACCCAAAGAGAGATTTCAAGATGCCATCAGCGAAATTCAATCTTGGGATGGTTACGAGGCCACACCACTTTTCAAACTGAAACATCTCGCAACCTTATTGAACATCAACAGCATTCATTACAAACATGAAGGACCTAGATTCAACCTTGGTAGTTTCAAAGCTTTGGGCGGATCTTATGCAGCATTGCAAGTGCTTGTCCGTGAACTGTCAGATCGTCTGGGCAAACAGGTACAACCCGAAGATATCCGCAAAGGCAAATATGCAGCCGAAGTCAGCAATATCACACTGGTAAGTGCCACAGATGGCAATCACGGCCGATCCCTTGCTTGGGGGTGCCAACAATTCCAGGCTCCATGCCGCATATATATACATGCCGAAGTAAGCGAGAACCGAGCCAAAGCAATGTCCGATCTGGGCGCAACAGTCATCCGCATCCAGGGCGATTATGATGAATCTGTCCGACTGGCACGCCAGGAAGCAGAGGAAAACGGCTGGTTTGTCGTCTCGGATACATCTTGGGAAGGCTACACGGAACCGCCAAAGGATGTAATGGCCGGATATGGTGTCATGACCCATGAAATTTGTGCGGAATTGTCATCTCCTCCCACACACGTATTCCTTCAAGGAGGCGTGGGTGGTCTGGCCGCATCTGTGGCTGCATATTTCCGTCAACACTGGCAGGACCAGAGCCCAAAAGTGGTTATTGTCGAACCTGAATTGTCAGCTTGCCTCTTCGAAAGTGCAAAATCAGGTCACGTTAAAAAGGTCGACATTGAGAAGGAAACCTTGATGGCGGGCTTGTCCTGCGGGGAACCCTCCCCGATTGCGTGGGCAATCCTGCACGAAGAGGCAAGTGATTTCCTCACATTACCAGAAAGCGCAGTTGGCCCTGCAGTACGTCTTCTTGCAAGACCATTGGGCGGCGATCCCTCGATTGAAGCAGGCGAAAGCGCGGTCGCAGGTCTTGCCGCTCTCATAATGGCATCCAATCACAACGAGTTGCGTTCCAAACTGGGATTAAATGAGCAATCAAGCGTTCTTCTGATTGGTTCAGAAGGAATAACCGATCCATTGGTCTACCAGCAACTGGTCTCAGAGGTAGTAAATGCTTGA
- the dctP gene encoding TRAP transporter substrate-binding protein DctP yields the protein MIPSIRKLFLTAAMTLAIGSAASAETWKFATEEDKNDVQDIFAKTFAETIKEESGGDIKVRIFYYGQLGTENDIVELTAKGTLQFVSVGTGHLGSYIPEVQALSLPYVLGTDVDVVRKILTGSKTIYSQLSDRFEKANLKLLTMISEGEMAWGANKAIRTPEDFSGQKIRTFTSTIPVETYKAFGATPTPLSWGEVYGALQLKTVDGMVNPVYFIYNAKWHEVQDYLMFPGQQPYVGTVSTNSKWFNALSEEKQAMVHKAITVAEQAAHDYQLEINRENMAKIQTERPDLEVVILNDDERSRFKDLSAALHETFYNVVENAYAESEKSDARENAKGILESLIQEVKDAS from the coding sequence ATGATACCATCAATTCGCAAGCTCTTTTTGACAGCGGCAATGACACTCGCCATCGGTTCCGCTGCAAGTGCAGAAACATGGAAGTTTGCAACTGAAGAGGACAAAAATGATGTCCAAGACATCTTTGCCAAAACCTTTGCGGAAACAATAAAAGAAGAATCCGGCGGTGATATCAAAGTTCGTATTTTCTACTACGGACAATTGGGAACAGAAAACGACATCGTCGAGTTGACCGCAAAAGGCACATTGCAATTCGTATCCGTTGGTACGGGCCATCTTGGATCCTATATACCCGAAGTACAGGCCCTTAGTCTTCCTTACGTTCTGGGAACCGATGTTGATGTCGTACGTAAAATTCTGACCGGCAGCAAAACCATCTATAGCCAGCTAAGTGATCGTTTTGAGAAAGCAAATCTGAAACTTCTAACCATGATCTCTGAAGGAGAGATGGCATGGGGTGCCAACAAGGCCATTCGTACACCAGAAGACTTTTCTGGACAAAAAATTCGGACATTCACATCCACGATTCCGGTCGAAACATACAAGGCATTCGGAGCGACACCTACTCCCCTGTCGTGGGGCGAAGTATATGGTGCGCTACAGCTTAAAACCGTCGATGGAATGGTCAATCCGGTCTACTTCATTTACAACGCCAAATGGCACGAAGTCCAAGATTACCTGATGTTCCCCGGCCAACAGCCTTATGTTGGCACTGTTTCAACAAACAGCAAATGGTTCAATGCTCTGTCAGAAGAAAAGCAGGCAATGGTGCACAAGGCAATTACCGTGGCTGAACAGGCTGCTCATGATTATCAGCTGGAAATAAACCGCGAAAACATGGCCAAAATTCAGACCGAGCGGCCTGACCTTGAGGTTGTAATCCTGAATGACGATGAGCGCAGCCGCTTCAAAGATCTTTCCGCAGCACTTCATGAAACATTCTACAACGTTGTCGAAAACGCATATGCAGAATCGGAAAAAAGTGATGCCCGCGAGAACGCCAAAGGCATTCTGGAAAGCCTGATCCAGGAAGTCAAAGACGCCTCATAA
- a CDS encoding BolA family protein produces MPMDAREIETLIKEALPDADITIRDLAGDGDHFAAEVVSESFRGKSRVQQHQMIYEALKGNMGGELHALALQTSVPE; encoded by the coding sequence ATGCCAATGGATGCGCGCGAAATTGAAACATTGATCAAAGAAGCCTTACCGGATGCTGACATCACCATCCGTGATCTTGCAGGCGACGGCGATCATTTTGCGGCAGAAGTGGTATCAGAAAGCTTCCGTGGCAAATCTCGTGTTCAGCAACATCAGATGATCTATGAAGCCCTCAAGGGCAATATGGGGGGCGAGCTGCACGCTCTGGCACTCCAGACTTCTGTACCCGAATAA